Proteins co-encoded in one Natronorubrum daqingense genomic window:
- a CDS encoding permease, giving the protein MTSSILSTVGDALWTTGYFLWQSLWALLFGFMLSGAIQAFVSKEGMVNYMGDGSPRSIFYASAFGFASTSCSFGDIAATKTLFKKGAHIIPAVAFLIASTNFVIALTFLIWALLGWEFALAQAVGAPIMIVTAVILTHFLIPYDKAAEVRDRLVREEQPVVTDPVCKMRMNRENALAVEFKNEAVHFCSDQCKSLFEQNPDTHTTSWREKISSLNGWVEAANQTRRDVKMLGKPLLAGFFIAGFAATVIPDWAWAAFFGAGGEGFTEVLYSSAVGPLVSLVAFVGSMGNIPLAAVLWGSGFLFAGVIAYIYADLIVPQLIHIYRQIFGAKIGNRLTLILYISMATAGFTVYYLFATLDLIPEAAVADPGAGITVFGVDPIFIMNVLFILIGLGFVGLVLRGRKAAPGDQDVEDPVTGTELTVKNADYCTVYDESIYYFESDNSREQFLQSPESYL; this is encoded by the coding sequence ATGACTTCATCCATCCTCTCGACCGTGGGGGACGCACTCTGGACGACTGGTTACTTCCTCTGGCAGTCGCTGTGGGCCCTTCTATTCGGGTTCATGCTATCCGGGGCGATACAGGCGTTTGTCTCCAAGGAAGGGATGGTCAACTACATGGGCGATGGGAGTCCAAGATCGATTTTCTACGCATCGGCGTTCGGATTTGCTTCGACATCTTGTTCGTTCGGGGATATCGCAGCGACAAAAACCCTCTTCAAGAAAGGTGCGCACATCATTCCTGCTGTCGCCTTTTTAATTGCCTCGACAAATTTTGTGATCGCACTCACGTTCCTCATTTGGGCGCTCCTCGGTTGGGAGTTCGCACTCGCACAAGCAGTCGGTGCGCCGATCATGATCGTAACTGCGGTGATACTCACGCATTTCCTGATTCCGTACGATAAGGCCGCCGAAGTGAGAGACCGCCTCGTGAGAGAGGAGCAACCCGTCGTCACTGATCCCGTTTGCAAGATGCGAATGAACCGTGAGAATGCCCTCGCTGTTGAATTTAAAAACGAAGCCGTCCACTTCTGTTCGGATCAATGTAAATCGCTCTTCGAACAGAATCCAGACACGCACACGACGTCTTGGAGGGAGAAAATCTCGTCGCTGAACGGCTGGGTGGAAGCCGCGAATCAAACCCGGAGGGACGTTAAGATGCTCGGAAAGCCCCTCTTAGCAGGATTTTTCATCGCTGGGTTTGCTGCGACAGTAATTCCTGATTGGGCGTGGGCGGCCTTCTTTGGAGCAGGTGGTGAGGGTTTTACGGAAGTGCTCTACAGTAGTGCGGTCGGACCGCTGGTATCGCTCGTAGCGTTCGTCGGCTCAATGGGTAACATCCCGCTCGCAGCAGTACTGTGGGGGTCAGGATTCCTCTTCGCTGGTGTCATCGCATATATTTACGCAGATCTGATCGTCCCACAGCTCATCCACATCTACCGACAAATATTTGGGGCGAAAATCGGCAATCGACTGACCCTCATCCTATACATATCGATGGCGACGGCCGGATTCACGGTGTACTACCTGTTCGCAACGCTCGATCTGATACCAGAGGCAGCAGTTGCTGACCCCGGTGCCGGTATTACAGTGTTCGGTGTGGATCCGATTTTCATCATGAATGTACTTTTCATTCTCATCGGACTCGGATTCGTCGGTCTGGTCCTTCGAGGTCGCAAAGCAGCACCTGGTGATCAAGACGTCGAAGATCCAGTTACGGGGACAGAACTCACGGTAAAGAACGCCGATTACTGTACCGTATATGACGAGTCGATCTACTACTTCGAGAGCGACAACTCACGGGAACAATTTTTGCAATCTCCAGAGTCATATCTCTAA
- a CDS encoding SHOCT domain-containing protein: MATEDSLVRTIVIVVAAIVLVPILMMALMMPMMGLWGGGHMWNGRMWDGTGATWMWLLMLLVPLLVLLGIVYLLYSVIRQPSTQQQDTAIEELRAAYVRGDISDEEFAERRERLQSKV, translated from the coding sequence ATGGCAACTGAAGACTCTCTCGTTCGAACCATCGTGATCGTCGTCGCTGCAATCGTACTCGTCCCCATCCTAATGATGGCACTCATGATGCCGATGATGGGCCTATGGGGTGGGGGACATATGTGGAATGGCAGGATGTGGGACGGGACGGGAGCCACGTGGATGTGGCTGCTCATGTTGCTGGTACCATTACTTGTCCTTCTTGGTATAGTGTATCTTCTGTACAGTGTGATCCGCCAGCCCAGCACGCAACAGCAAGATACTGCGATTGAGGAACTGCGGGCTGCCTATGTCCGAGGCGACATTTCGGATGAAGAGTTCGCGGAACGCCGCGAGCGACTTCAAAGCAAGGTGTAG